The genomic region TTTGGTTAACCGCATCCATGACAGGCGTCCGATTTTCGAAGGAAGAACGCAAGCTAGAAATGATTTTTTCATCGATGTTTGTGATTTGCAGAAATTCTTCGAAATCCAGCGGAAACATTTCTAGCGTGGTCATGTAGCCCACTGGTGCGGAGTCGAGATTTGTCAGTTCCACTCCAAGAAGTGATCCGCTCAAAACATATCGGAAACTCCCTTCTTCTACAAAGAACTTGATTTTGGTAATCATCTCCTTGTATTTTTGGACTTCGTCAATGAAGATGATTGTCTTGCCCTTTTCCAGTTTCTGCGTGCTCAGGGCCGAAAAGCCCAGGACAAGATCATCGACAGTTTGTGCGGCAGCAAGTACATCTACTGCAGCGGGGGTTTCTATGAGGTTTATCTCGAAAAAATTCGCACGCTCAGCAGTTAGCACGCGCCTGATAGCGTGTGTTTTCCCCACCTGGCGAGCCCCTTTTACAAGCAAGGCTTTTTTTTGGCCGTTTTTGAACCATTCACGAATGGTATTTTCGCTTTTGCGCTTCAATTCCATTAAAAAACCTCGTTTTTTGCGAATTTTTAGCTTTTTGTCAAAAGTGTAATTAAAATATACAATTTTTTGTCAAAAATACAAATGCTTTTTAGTAAAAATTGTCAAAAATACAAATGTTTTTGGCTACAATTTGTCAAAAATGCGATATTTGAGGCTCCAACCGTCAATCACTTTTAATATATATTTAAAGCATGATTAAAAACTTAATTCATGCTTTAGAGGGGATACTGCTCGGGAAGCCCGAGACGGTAGAGCTATTGGTAATGGCGCTGTTGGCGGACGGTCACGTGCTGGTAGAAGATGTTCCCGGCACGGGCAAGACGACGCTCGCGAAGGCGCTTGCCGCCGCCATCGGTGCAGATTTTGCGCGAATCCAGTTTACGCCGGATTTGCTGCCGGCCGACGTGACGGGCGGTGCCGTGTTCAAGGCGAATACGGGCGAGTTTGAAATCCGCAAGGGGCCTGTCTTTACGCAGGTGTTGCTGGCCGACGAAATCAACCGTGCCTCGCCGCGCACGCAGAGCGCGCTCTTGGAGGCGATGGAAGAGCGACAGGTTTCGCTCGAGGGGCAGCGTTACAAACTGCCCGAACTTTTCATGGTGTTGGCAACCGAAAATCCGGTGGAATTCCACGGCGTGTTCCCGCTGCCCGAAGCGCAGATGGACCGATTCCTGGTGCGTATCTCGGTGGGTTACCCGACGGCGGAGACCGAACTGGAAATCTTGCGGGCGCATCGTAGCGGCCGACCGATTGACTCGCTGACGGCGGTGACGACTCCCGAGGCGATTTTAAAGGCCCGTAGCGAAGTGCAGAAGATTCACATTGACGAGGCGCTGGAACGCTACGTGATTTCGCTGGTGCAGGCGACGCGTAACGATGGCGGCGTGCGCCTGGCGGCAAGCCCGCGTGCCGGGATGAACCTGGTGCGCATGGCGCAGGCGTGTGCGTTCGTGGATGGCCGTGACTTCGTGAACCCCGATGACATTCAGCATGTATTCTTCCCGGTGATGGAACACCGCGTGTTCGCCAAGGACACCGGCAACCCCGAAGCCAGCAAGAAGATATTGCAGGGAATCCTGAAGCAGGTAGCGGTACCGAAATGAGATTCGAGGTTCCAGGCACGAGGTACGAGGCTTGAGAAGAAGTGTGCAGTGTGAAATGTGTAATGAAGAACACCTCACACCTCATAACTCATCACCCACAACTCACAACTCATCACTCATAACTCATCACTCATAACTGACAACTCAAAACTCATAACTGACAACTCATAACTGACAACTCATAACTCATAGCCCCTAACCACCAACCACTAACCACTAACCACTTTTTCTCTCGTCTTTCGTCTCTCGTCTAACCATGCCCCTCTTCCACTGGTTCATTCGCTCGATTCCGCAAGCCCCGAAAAAAACGGGACTCCTGATGGCGATATACTTCTGGTGGCTGGACTACTTTACTCCGGCGGGGCGGGCGTTTGCTTCGCTCTTTCTGCTGGCGATGTTCGCGGGAGCCGTTCCCGGCTTTTGGGCGGCGTGGATTTTCGGCGGGCTCGACTTTTTGCTTTTCTTGGGGCTCGTGTTCAGCCTGTTCGTGACGGCGAAGCGGAGCAAAATTGAAGTCGAAAGTGTTTCGGTGAACCACGTGCGCGAGGGCGAGACGGCGACGGTGACGGCCTATTTGACGGTGCGCTCGACAATTGACTGCGTGAACCTGGGTGCAAACCGCTTGCCGCCTTCCTTGACGGGCATTGAGTCCGATAACGTGAAAATCAAGGTGGGTGAGCCTCCGCGCAAGCTGGAATGTCTCGTGAAAACGACGCGGCGCGGCTCATTCATGCTGGGCAAGGTCTCGGCCAACGTACCCGAGATTATGGGCCTTTTGCGCTGGCCTTACGGTTACAACGGTTCCGTGGAATTACTTGTTTACCCGCGTGCGCTCAAGGTGCAGGATTTCCCGTTCCTCACGCAGGGGCCATCGGGCATGGCGTTTGCGCCGTTCCTGATGCCGAGTCTTACGCGCGGAATGAATTTTATAGGCGTGCGGCCTTACCGCGAAGGCGATTCCCTGCGCGACTTGCACCACAAGGCTTTTGCCCGTTACGGCAAGCCGTTTACCAAGGAATTCGAGGTGGAACGCGGTGCGGGCGTGATTCTGCTTCTAGATACGGCGACTCCGAATTTCAAGTCGCGGCAGTACCTTGAACATGCGATTCGCTTGACGGCGGCGGTGGGCGAGTGGCTCCTGGACCGCGAAATCCTCGGGCGATTCTTTATTGACAGCGAAGAGATTGCGCTGGATGGCGGTTCCGAAAGCCGAAAGAACTTGCTCGATGCCTTGGCTCGTATTCCGCCAGCGTCGCTTGCGCATGCCCGGCAAGCCGCCCCTTGGGCCCCGGCGGCACGCCCAATGGATCCGGTGCTCCGCATTGGGCTTTACGCAAGCGAAGAGCCTCTTGTGAACAAGCATATCGTGGTGGGAACGCTTCCTGCCTCGACAGAAGATAAGCTGCTGGTGGTCATGCCGGAAGATTGCGAAGGCCTTGAACGCGGGACGGTTGTGCTATGATAGAAAAAGTAGACATCCGTTACGTTTTCAAGGTGCAGTTCCTCTGCATTGCCTCGGTGATGCTCGGGAATACCTTCGATTTCCTTTGGCTCGGGTTGTTGTTCGCGCTTTACTTCGTGGTAATCGGCATCTTGAATGCGACTTCTCGCCGCGAATTTGCGAAGCGCCCGCGCTATAACAAGATTTTCGCGTATGGCGCGATTGTGCCACTTGCGCTCTTTTGGGTGATGACTCCGACGGTCGAAAACGGCGTATCGCCTTACCTGATTTTCTTGCCGGGGATTTATCTGCTCTATTTGGCGGCTTTGCAGGAACGGAGTCGCGGGAACGGCGGCTTTGAAGTTTTTGTCGCGTTCGATGGCGTGGCCGCCCTTTTGCTCGGGATGTACCTGGTTCCACATGGCTGGGCTCCGGTTGGGCTGGTGGGTTTTGTGCTTGCGCTCTGCGCTTATAGCCGTCGCGGGACTTCGCCGTACAAGTACTTGATTTTTATACTCGTGTTAGCGGCGCTTGGGGGGATTTCTTACGGTGGCTGGCGATACTGGAAAACGCAGCGTTACCAGTACGGTGCGGAAATGGCCGAGAGCTATTATATGCGCGAGCGCATTATGGGTTTCGACCCGGCGACATCTCTCGGGAGTTTCGGGAGCAATTACAATTCCCGCTACAACGACCAGGTGGTATTGCGCGTGTGGGACAAGCGCCCTTCGAGGTACTTGAAGGCCGTGAGCTACGAAAAATATGTGGGCGGAATCTGGAAATTGCCCACTTCTTACAAGAAACATCTTGATCCTGCCTACTACCAGGTGGACTATGCGGTGTTCGAGGCGGCGGATTCGCTGACTTTGGCGAGCGAGACTCGCGAGGTGGAACAAGTCTGGGTGCAGTCGACACTGAACAATTTTGGATTTGTCTTTGCTCCTTACGGAGCCGTAGGTTTTGCAGCGAAAGACGTGGATTCGTTGAACTATTATGCGGGCGGCATGGTGCAAGGCCTGAACGGCAACGGGAAACGCTCCGACTGGTATTATTTTAAGTGTTCCGGATGCAAGTTGCCCGATTCATTACTTGCGCCGAGCGAGGGCGACTTGCTTGTGGTGGAGCGGAACCGTCCGCTGCTCGATACCGTGATTGCTGCGATGGGCTTGCGCGACGTTGTGGATTCTGCTGCGGATTCAGCGACATCTCTGAAGCCGATGCCAGACTCTCTTGTTTTGCAGAAGATGCTTGATTATTACCTCTCGAACTTTACTTATTCGCTTACGGTGCCGGGAATTTCGCGCTGGGGGAGAACGAAAAATGACCCTCTTGCCGTTTTTTGGAGCGCGAAGCAGGGCTTTTGCGAATACTATGCGACGCTTTCGGCATTGGTGCTGCGCCGCCTAGGGATTCCTGCGCGGTACGTGACGGGCTTTGCGAATCCCGAAGTCGTCGAGGGCTTGCCGTATAGCATTTTCCGGCGCAAACATTCGCATGCATGGGTCGAAGCGTTTGTAGACAACCGCTGGGTTATCTTCGACCCGACGCCTCCCATTTTGCCGCAGTTCGCGGTGGCTCCAAGCTGGTGGAGCGTCAAATGGGAGGGCGTTCGCGGGCGGTTCGCCCGTGTGATGCATGCGCTCAAGGAGGGCGAGTGGCGTCGCGTCGTTGACCATTGGCAGAATCAGTCGACTGCTCTCCTGGAAAGTCCGATTCTGTATACCGTGCTTGTCATTCTTGTAGTGAGTTTTGTCGGCCGTAAAATACGC from uncultured Fibrobacter sp. harbors:
- a CDS encoding MoxR family ATPase → MIKNLIHALEGILLGKPETVELLVMALLADGHVLVEDVPGTGKTTLAKALAAAIGADFARIQFTPDLLPADVTGGAVFKANTGEFEIRKGPVFTQVLLADEINRASPRTQSALLEAMEERQVSLEGQRYKLPELFMVLATENPVEFHGVFPLPEAQMDRFLVRISVGYPTAETELEILRAHRSGRPIDSLTAVTTPEAILKARSEVQKIHIDEALERYVISLVQATRNDGGVRLAASPRAGMNLVRMAQACAFVDGRDFVNPDDIQHVFFPVMEHRVFAKDTGNPEASKKILQGILKQVAVPK
- a CDS encoding DUF58 domain-containing protein, which translates into the protein MPLFHWFIRSIPQAPKKTGLLMAIYFWWLDYFTPAGRAFASLFLLAMFAGAVPGFWAAWIFGGLDFLLFLGLVFSLFVTAKRSKIEVESVSVNHVREGETATVTAYLTVRSTIDCVNLGANRLPPSLTGIESDNVKIKVGEPPRKLECLVKTTRRGSFMLGKVSANVPEIMGLLRWPYGYNGSVELLVYPRALKVQDFPFLTQGPSGMAFAPFLMPSLTRGMNFIGVRPYREGDSLRDLHHKAFARYGKPFTKEFEVERGAGVILLLDTATPNFKSRQYLEHAIRLTAAVGEWLLDREILGRFFIDSEEIALDGGSESRKNLLDALARIPPASLAHARQAAPWAPAARPMDPVLRIGLYASEEPLVNKHIVVGTLPASTEDKLLVVMPEDCEGLERGTVVL
- a CDS encoding transglutaminase-like domain-containing protein; protein product: MIEKVDIRYVFKVQFLCIASVMLGNTFDFLWLGLLFALYFVVIGILNATSRREFAKRPRYNKIFAYGAIVPLALFWVMTPTVENGVSPYLIFLPGIYLLYLAALQERSRGNGGFEVFVAFDGVAALLLGMYLVPHGWAPVGLVGFVLALCAYSRRGTSPYKYLIFILVLAALGGISYGGWRYWKTQRYQYGAEMAESYYMRERIMGFDPATSLGSFGSNYNSRYNDQVVLRVWDKRPSRYLKAVSYEKYVGGIWKLPTSYKKHLDPAYYQVDYAVFEAADSLTLASETREVEQVWVQSTLNNFGFVFAPYGAVGFAAKDVDSLNYYAGGMVQGLNGNGKRSDWYYFKCSGCKLPDSLLAPSEGDLLVVERNRPLLDTVIAAMGLRDVVDSAADSATSLKPMPDSLVLQKMLDYYLSNFTYSLTVPGISRWGRTKNDPLAVFWSAKQGFCEYYATLSALVLRRLGIPARYVTGFANPEVVEGLPYSIFRRKHSHAWVEAFVDNRWVIFDPTPPILPQFAVAPSWWSVKWEGVRGRFARVMHALKEGEWRRVVDHWQNQSTALLESPILYTVLVILVVSFVGRKIRIAYRIRLKKRATVSAKALEWAKKLNAAERALARFGYRREPGETVGAFARRVEIVLSQVPAKAIPPKKMQKSKDALAILNDYELNRWLEQ